The DNA segment CGCGATGACGCCGCCGAAGCTGATGCCACCGTTCCACAGCACCGCGGCAAGTGGCACGTTGCCGATCGAGCAGACGAACGAAACGATGGCCACGAACGGTCCGACGATTGGTCCCCACAGCGCAGACCAGCCCGGATGGTCAACCAAAAAGAAGTTCTGCCAAAAGCTTTCGGGGACCCATGCGGCCATGGCGCCGGCGATGAGCAGCCCCAGAACAAGGTCGCGCAGGATCGCCAGCCACTCCATCACGAACACATGCGAGACGGAGGTGAATCCCTGCGGGGAAAGCAGCCGGCCCCAAAATGCGCCCTCCCCCCGGATGGACATGTCCATGGCCGCGTGGCCTTCCATCGATCCGGCGATTCCCCGCTCGGCCTGTTCGCGCGCGGCCTCGAGGAGCCGGTCGCGCACGAACAGTCGGAACAACAGCGCCAGCACGACGATCATCAGCGGGCCGCCGATGAACTCCGCGGCGGTGAACTGCCAGCCCATCAGCAGGGCCAGGATGATGCCCAACTCCACCACGAGGTTGGTGGAGCCGATCTCGAACGCCATGGCGGCGGTGAAGTTGGCACCCTTGCGGAACAGTGATCGCGCCAACGCCACCGCGGCATAGGAGCATGACGAGGATGCCGCTCCCAGTGCGGTCGCGACGGCCAGGGTGCGCGGCCGGTCGTCGCCCATCAAGGCCACGATCGCCGAGCGGCGCACCACGGCCTGCACCACAGCCGAAAGTGCGAAGCCCAGGATCAGCGCCCACAGGATTTCCCAGGTCATCGACCCAGCCAGCGCCAACGCGTGCCCGATGGCACCTAGCACATTGCCCCTCACGCGGACCTCCGCTGCGGTTAGCTGTTCCGGCGATTATCACCGCCGGTTCCGGGCACCGCCCGTCCCACCACCATATACCACCCAGGGGTATATGGCCTCAACGTTGAGATCCTGGTCACGCCAGGGGTCGTGGCGGGCCCATCGGGGCGTCGCTGCGGCGCGCGCACCCGGCGACCGAGACACCGACGGCTGAGAAGCTGGGGTCGGACGCGCCCGCGGTGGTGTCGCCGCCGGTGAAGCGCAGGAGGCCGGCAGACGGCGATCGGCCAGATCGGCCTGGCATCCGGCCTTCTCACCGCCGGGGTGCGGGTACGCTACGGCGTCGGGGCGGGGCGTGACGAACAACGGTCGCCAGCGACGGGAGAAGGGACGCGGGCATGGGCACCGCACCGAACGCAGCTGAGCCCTCCACCCGCAGGCGGCGCATCCTGTTTATCGCGGAAGCGGTGACCCTGGCCCACGTCGTCCGGCCGCTTGTCCTGGCCCGGTCGCTGGACCCGAGCCGGTACGAGGTCCACTTCGCCTGCGACCCGCGATACAACAAGCTCCTGGGCACGCTTCCCTTCCCCCACCATCCGATCGGCACCATTCCCAGCGAGCGGTTTCTGGGCAACGTGGCCCAGGGCCGGTTCTACACCGGCCGGACGTTGCGCAGGTACGTCGAGGAGGACAGCAGGGTGCTGGCCGCGGTCGCACCCGACCTGGTGGTCGGCGACCTTCGCATTTCGCTCTCGGTCAGCGCCCGCCTGGCCGGCATCCCCTACGTCGCCATCGCGAACGCCTATTGGAGCCCCTACGCCCGGCGCCGCTTTCCGCTGCCGGACGTGCTGTGGACCCACCTGCTCGGCGTCCAGCTGGTCAAGCTGCTGTACCGCCTGGAACGTCCGGTGTTCTTCGCCATGCAATGCGTGCCGCTCAACCGGGTCCGCCGCGAGCACGGGTTGCCGAGTCTGGGCTGGAATCTTTGCCGCATTTTCACCGACGGGGACCACACGCTCTACGCCGACCTGCCGGAGCTGGTGCCCACCGACAACCTGCCGGCCAACCATCGGTATCTCGGCCCGGTCCTCTGGTCGCCCGACGTGGCGCCGCCGGCGTGGTGGGAGTCGCTGCCGACGGACCGGCCGATCGTCTACGCGACCCTTGGCAGTTCCGGCGGGAGGAACCTGTTGCAGGTGGTGTTGACCGCCCTGGCTGAACTGCCGGTGACGGTGATCGCGGCCACCGCGGGCCGCAGCGACCTGACGAACGTGCCGGCCAACGCCTTCGTGGCGGACTACCTGCCGGGCGAGGCCGCCGCGGCCCGTTCGGCCGTGGTGATCTGCAACGGCGGCAGCATGACGACTCAGCAGGCCTTGGTGGCCGGGGTGCCGGTGATCGGGATCGCCAGTAACTTGGACCAACACCTCAACATGGAAGCCATCGAGCGGGCCGGCGCGGGTGTGCTGCTGCGAACCGAGCGGCTCACCAGTCGGCGTGTGGCCGAAGCCGTACAGCAGGCGCTCACTGGCTCCCAGCACCGGCACGCCGCCGGGCGACTCGCCGAAGCCTTTAGTCGAAGCTTGGCTCGATTCCCACAGCAGGTGGAGAGTGGGTTGCGCCCATTGTTGGAGACGGTGCCCGCGGATCGCCCGGCCGCGGTGGCAGCCCGCAACCGGGTGGCGCGTGCACGCCAACGGCCTAATCGCCGACTTGATACCGACGCCGCGTCAAGGGATAGGGTTATCCCTCGCGGCGAAAGGATCCCGAGGTGGGAGCAACCGAATTCTCCAAGGCGCTGATGTGGCGCATCGCCGAAGAGACCTGGAACTACGGCCAGTTCCATCTCGGGGCGGATCGGCGCACGAACCGGATCAGGGCCGTGCAGCAAGCGCTCGACGGACGGGTGACGCGGGTATACCTCGAGATCGGAGTTTCGCACGGATTTGCGTTCCGGCGCATTGCCGCCGACGAGAAGATCGCCGTCGACCCGGCGTTCAAGCTCTCGGGGCGCTCTCGCAGACTCGCTGCCGCCAAGGCGCGCGCCACCCACTACTTCGAGACGACCAGCGACGCCTTCTTCGCGAACGAGACGGCCTTGCTCGAGCAGCGCGGCATCGACGTCGCCCTGATCGACGGGCTGCACACCTATCGACAGGTCGTGCGTGACGTCGAGAACACCCTGCGGCATCTGCGGAGCGACGGCGTCATTGTGCTGCACGACTGCAACCCCGCGCACGCCTCGATCGCCTACCCGGCCACGTCCTATGCCGACTTCCGCGCGCACAACCATTGGCGGAACTTCTTTTGGAGCGGCGATGTTTGGAAGGCGATCGTCCATCTGCGCAGCACCCGCAATGACCTGCGAATCGCGGTGCTGGACTGTGATTTTGGCGTCGGGATCATACGAAAGGGATCGGCGGAATCGCCATTGCCCTACTCGGCGGCGCAGATCGAGGCGCTCGATTACGCCGATCTCGCCGCCGACCGCGAACGCCTGCTCAACCTGAAGCCCGCCGGGTACCTGAACGAATTTCTCGGGTCAGAGCGCCGAATCCGCCGATGAATGGCTCGATTGTGCTGAATCAGTTCAGCCGGGCGGTCCCCATGGACAGGCCGGCGCGGGGAAGCCGCCTCAGCAGCACGTCGCCCATCGCCGCGGCGGGAGTCAGCACACCGCGCAGCTCGGAAAGCCGGTCGCGATCCAGCGCCAGCGCCAGACCGCTCTCAGCGAGCAGCACCGCCGTCGAGGCGTAAGCGTCGACGTGGTGCGCGAAAGTCGCCCGGTAGCGGGCACCGGTCGTGGTGGTGGTGTAGGTCTCGAACCGATAATGGCCGCGTTCACGGGTTTTCCGGCTCGGGCCGGTGCCTGGTCTGGGCGTGATGCGCTCCACCAGTCGTCGGGGCAACCGGCTGAAGTATCTGTTGCCCACACCGATGGCACCCGCGATAGCGCCGGTGACGGCGGCGGAGGCGACCGGTGCGGCCACCGACCTTCCCAGACTCATCGTCTCCGAGTAACGGAATCGTCGGCCATAGGCCCAGTCCTGTAATGCATTGCTACGCCGGACAATTCGAGTGTTGTATGGCCCTTGAACGAATCCTCCGGTCCAGAAGCCCGCAAGCTCGGGCGCCAGGTCGCGTCCGCGTCGCCAGGGAAAATCCGGCTGCGGACCCAGTTCGGGCTCGGCTCCTCGGTCCGTGGTCAGCGTGTACGGGTCGTTGACCATCCGGCGGGCGTCAGGGTCGCTGGATGCGGTGCGCATCGCTTCGGAATACGTCGCAACCGAGCCGCCGGAGACCCAGCGCTGGGAGAACGAGCGGAGCACAAGGTTGGTGTCGCAGAGTTCACCGGTGCCGTCCTCGATCGCCCGGCGGTACAGCTGATAGACGTTCAGATCCGAAGGAATCGAATCGAATCCGCACGAGAGCACGATCCGGGCACCGGTGTCGGCGGCTTGCTTGTGGTACAGGTCGATGCTGATTCGGCCGAACATCAACTCACCGGTCAGGTCCGCATAGTCGGTTCCTGCCGTGGCGCAGGCCGCCACCAGCGGCAGGCCGTAGCGGGTGTAGGGTCCGACGGTCGTCAGCACCACCTGGGCCCGCGTGGCCATCGCCTCGAGCGTCGACGGTTGTGCGGCGTCGGCCAGGATCAGCGGCCAATCCTGCGCGGCCGCGCCCAGGTTCTCCCGCACGGCCCGCAGCCGTTCGGTCGAGCGGCCCGCCAGCGCGATGCGCACCGGTGACCCGCTGTGGGCGAGGTAGTCGGCGGTCAACGTGCCGGAGAAGCCGGTGGCGCCATACAAGACGATGTCGAACTCGCGCTCGAGTGGGCTCATCCGGGCGACACTACCGGACCCACGGTGCGGCGGCGCCGCGTGCCGATCGCGGGCCGGGACGCCGCCTCAGTCCTTGGTGAAGCAGTACATCCGGTATGAGATATCCCCGCTTTGCAGGTAGCGATACAGCTGCGTGCCCTGCACGCCGATGTATTCGCGGCCCGCGAAGCGCAGGAAGGTCGGCAGATGGCGATCGACCAGCGCCTGTGACTTGTGCGAATTGATCTCGATGCCGCGCAGCACCTCGGCGTTGATCTCCCTTTGGGAAAGTTGCCGCAGCCCGGTGTCGGCCAGGTCGGCCTCCCATTCGGCGATCTCATTGTCGGGGCGCAGGTCGGCGTATGGGAAGTAGCCTCCGGGGCGTAGCACCCGCACCACCTCGGCCAGGAAACGCCGAAAGTGCGGGTAGCAGTGCGAGGCCTCGACATTGAGCACCACGTCGAAGGATTCGTCGTCGAAGGGCAGCTTCTCGGCGTCACCTCGCACGAAGTCCAAACCGGGCAGGCGGTGTCGTTGTTGGCAAAACCTGATGCCGGCCGGGTTCAGGTCCAGCCCGGTGTAGGAGGCCGGCGCCACGGTGCGCATGAGGTATGAGGCTCCGCCGCCGTGGCCGCAGCTGACCTCCAGGACCCGTTTGCCGGTGAGATCCGCCTGGGTCGCCGTGCGGTGGTACAGGTTGATGTGGGCCCGGTTGGGCTCGTCGGAGGCTGCCAGCGGCAGGGCCATCGGGGGATCCTCCTCGTAGGCCCAGTTGATGAACTCGAGTTCGTCGGAACCGAGCCCGCGCGTCATCAGCGGGTACCAATACCGCCAGACCCTCTTGTAGGCGGCCGTGCTTCCCACGCGGGCGAGCAGGCGGTGGGCAGGACGGAAGCCCATGGGCACAAAGTATGTCAGAACGGCGCCGCCGCACACCCGACCGTGGGACGTGGCCGCCTGAGGTAGCGTGGCCGGAATGACGGTGATCGCCAGCGCGGCATGCGGGCACTGAGGATGGGTGGGTTTCGTTTCGGCTTCGTCGATGCGCTGGTGCACTCGCGCTTTCCGCCGAGCCTGTTGCCGCGCGCGAGTTCCCTGGCTGCCGCCGCGCTGGGCGCCGACTCGTATTGGGTCGGTGATCATCTCAACGCGCTGGTGCCGCGGTCGGTCGCGACGCCCGAATATCTCGGAGTTGCCGCGAAGCTGGTACCCAGGATCGACGCCAACTTCGAACCGTGGACGATGCTGGGAAACCTGGCCGCCGGGAACCGGGTCAGCCGGCTGCGTCTCGGTGTGTGCGTGACCGACGCGGGTCGTCGCAACCCAGCGGTCACGGCGCAGGCCGCCGCGACGCTGCATCTGTTGACCCGAGGCCGGGCCATCCTCGGCATCGGTGTCGGGGAACGTGAGGGCAACGAGCCCTACGGCGTGGAGTGGACCAAACCGGTGGCACGGTTCGAAGAAGCCATCGCCACGATTCGCGCGTTGTGGGATTCGCACGGGAAGCTTGTCTCGCGTGAATCGCCATATTTTCCGCTTCGTGACGCGGCGTTCGACCTGCCGCCATACCGTGGGAAGTGGCCCGAGATCTGGGTGGCGGCCCATGGGCCGCGGATGCTGCGGGCCACCGGCCGCTACGCCGACGCCTGGGTGCCCATCGTCCTGGTTCGTCCCACCGACTACGGCCGCGCACTCGAAGCCGTACGCGTCGCGGCGTCCGACGCCGGTCGTGACCCAATGTCGATTACTCCTGCGGCGGTGCGCGGTGTGATCACCGGACACAGTCGCGACGACGTGGAGGAGGCGCTGGATTCCGTCATCGTGAAAATGACCGCGCTCGGTGTGCCCGGCGAAGCCTGGGCGCGCCACGGCGTCGAGCATCCCATGGGAGCCGACTTTTCCGGCGTCCAGGATTTGATCCCACAAACCATGGACGAGCAGACGGTCTTGTCCTACACCGCGAAAGTCCCGCCCGCACTTGTGAAAGAAGTCGTTTTCAGTGGGACACCGGACGAAGTCATCGATCAGGTGGCGGAATGGCGCGATCACGGCCTTCGATACCTACTCGTCATCAACGGCAGCTTGGTGAACCCGAGCGTGCGCAAGACCGTCGCGGCGGGCCTGCCGCACGCCAAGGTTCTTCGCGGGCTCAGGAAGCTGTGACTTACCTCTGGCCCGCCTGGGAAACGGCTGTCAAGTGTTGCAGTCGCCACAGATGCCTAGCGGCCGGCACGCCAACAGCGGCGAGCAGCAGGCCATTCCGCTTGCCGACGATCCCGCCGCCGGAATTCGGGACTGATTCAAAGCGATTGAATACCGATGGGTATAGAGTCGGAGTTTGATCCCTCAAAGTCGTTACGGCACTTCAAAGTCAGTGTGCGTGTGGGCAGGCTGCTAATCGGCAGCTCCCGGTCGCGCGGGTCGAAGCCCGTCATCGCGACCGAGCCAGGCGCCGATTGGCAGCACCTGAATTCGTGGATGACGAACAGGTTAATTACGGCTGCGGGCGGCTGCGCTCGGCACCTGCTATCGCCGTGGGCCCTCATCGATTTCGGGTCGCGGGCCTCGGCAGGGTGCGGCCCGTTTGGCGCTGATTCGGGTCGGTGTGACAGGGCAGCGAAACGCCCGTACTCTACTTGCGTCAAGAGCCGAAGGATGATCATGGAAACGAACGCTGTGTCAACGCACGCTGGCGGCGTGGTGGCGACGCAACCGGCAGCGGGCACCGATGGGCAAGCGGCACAACCGTCGAACGGGATCGCAGCGCGATTCGCGATGAGCGAGTCGTCGCTTACCGATCTGCTGCACAGGGCGGCCAACCAGTACCCCAATCGTGCGGCGTACAAGTACATCGACTACGAGGTGGATCCGACCGGGTTTGTCGAAACCCTGACCTGGTGGCAGGTCTACCGGCGAGCGATGATCGTCGCAGCGGAGCTCGAGATCTGTGCGTCGAGCGGCGATCGGGTCGCGATCTTGGCCCCTCAGGGGCTGGAATACATCATCGCCTTTCTGGGCGCACTGCAGGCCGGGCTGATCGCTGTTCCTCTTCCCGTGCCGCAGTTCGGCATTCACGACGAGCGAATTTCCTCAGCATTGCGAGATTGCTTGCCGAGCGTCATTCTCACGACCTCGTCGGTCATTGACGAGGTCACTCAATATGCGCCACGCGGGCGCGCCGCGCAGGGCCCCGCGCCGGTCGTCATCGCCGTGGACTCGCTGGATCTGGACTCCCCGCGCGAACTCGACGCGACTCCGGCCGCGCGCCCGAGCACCGCGTACCTGCAATACACGTCCGGGTCGACCCGCTCGCCGGCCGGTGTCGTCATCTCGCACAAAAACGTCATCACCAATTGCGTACAGCTGATGTCCGATTATCTCGGGGATTCGGAAAAGGTTCCGTCAACTGCGGTGTCGTGGCTGCCGTTCTATCACGACATGGGGTTGATGTTGGGAGTCCTGCTGCCGATGATCAATCAAGACACCGCGGTGTTGCTGAGCCCAATGGCATTTTTGCAACGGCCAGCACGCTGGATGCAATTGCTGGGCAAACATCGTGGACAGATTTCCAGTGCACCGAATTTCGGTCTCGAATTGGCGGTGCGCCGAACATCGGACGACGACATGGCCGGGCTTGATCTCGGGCATGTGCGGGCGATCGCCACGGGCGCCGAGCGGGTAAACCCCGCGACGGTCAAGCGTTTCATCGACCGCTTCGCCAGGTTCAACCTCAGCGAGACGGCAATCCGGCCGTCATACGGGCTGGCGGAGGCGACGGTGTACGTGGCCACCGCGGGACCGGGACGCCCGCCGAAAACCGTCTGTTTTGACTACCAGCAGTTGTCGGCCGGTCGGGCGAAGCGCTGCGCGGGCGCAGCGAGCGACGGCGCCAAGTTGGTCAGCTACGGAGCGCCGCGGGCCTCGACCGTGCGGATCGTCGACCCCGACACCAGGGTGGAGCGGCCGGCGGGAACGGTCGGTGAAATCTGGGTGCAGGGCGATAACGTCGCCATGGGCTATTGGCGGAACCCACAACACACCGAGCGCACGTTTGGCGCCATGCTGGTCAATCCCTCGCCCGGCACACCGGTGGGTCCGTGGCTCCGCACCGGTGACCTCGGCGTCATTTTCGAAGGCGAGCTGTTCATCACCGGCCGGATCAAGGACCTGCTGGTCGTGGATGGCTCCAATCACTATCCGGACGACATCGAAGAGACGATCCAGGAAGTCACCGGCGGTCGGGTGGTCGCGATAGCCGTGCCGGACGATCGCACCGAGCGGCTTGTCGTCATCGTCGAACTCGCAACGCGGGGCAACACCGTCCGCGCCGTCAAACGTGCGGTCACCTCCGCGGTTTCCAGGGCACATCGCGTGCGGGTCGCCGATGTCGTGCTGGTGGCGCTGGGCTCGATTCCGGTGACCACCAGCGGCAAGGTTCGACGTTCAGCCTGTGTGCAGCGCTACCTCAACCACGAATTCGCCCGCTGGGACGTGCCGGGATGACGGCGGGCCGACACCCCGTGGCCAGGTGGGCGTTCTCGGCCGCGGCGTCGAACGCGACGTTCCCATGTCGACGCGTGGCGGCTAGAATGGCCAACCTCGCCCGCGTCCGACTGGGCTGGTGTACTTACCCGAGAAATGAAATATGACCGAGTGCATTCTTTCTGCTCACGAAATCCGAAAGCTCAATCGTGATCTTCAAATACTTATCGCAACCAACGGCACCCTCACTCGGATTCTCAACGTTATCGCCAACGATGAGATTGTCGTACAGATTATCAAGCAGCAGATTCACGACTCCGCGTCCAAAATACCCCAATTGGAGGACCCAGCGGTTGGCCGGGTTCTGCAGCGCGATATCGTACTGAAGGGCCGGACCTCCGGAAACCCGTTCGTCGCTGCGGAGTCCCTGATTGCCGTCGACCTGTTACCCCCCGCCGTCACCGCCAACCTGACGGAGACGGCGCGTCCTATTGGCGAGGTCATGGCGGCCAGTCGCATTGAGAGCTTTAAAGAAGAGGCCAAGATCTGGAGAGCGGAGTTGCCGGATTGGCTCGCGCCTCACGGGTATCGGGATTCGCCAGCGAAAACCGTCGCTCGCCGGTATCGCGTTATCGTCGGAGGCCAGCCCGCCATTATTATTACCGAATATTTTCTTCGAAGTATATTCCACGGCGCCGTGCGCGAGGGACCCGATGATTGCCAGCATCCAAACGACATCGAGACCGGGAATGGAGATCGATTTGTACCCAGTGATCGTATCCCCAGGAGCCTCGCGCGCTGACCGCGCTGACCATGCCGGGCCGCAGACCGCGTGGACCGAAATCGCGTTGGTCTCCACTACGGTGGTCATCCACTGATGGGGAACGGGAATCTGGCAGGCCTGCTCGCGCAGCGGGCATCGCGGGCCGGATGGTATGACAAGCCGGCCTACTATGCGCCCGACGTCGTGACGCATGGCCAACTTCATGACGGGGCCGCGCGTGTGGGGGACGTCCTGAGAGGCCGGGGCCTTAGCCGAGGAGATCGCGTTCTGTTGTGCCTTCCGGACTCGCCCGACCTGGTGCAGCTCCTGCTCGGCTGCCTGGCCCGTGGGATTGTGGCGTTCCTGGTGAACCCGGAGCTGCATCGCGACGACCATGCGTTTGCCGAGTGTGACACCGAACCCGCGCTGGTCGTGACCGGTGGTCCGCTCCGCGATCGGTTTCGGCCGTCGGCCGTCGTGCAGGCCGAAGAGCTGTTGTCGGATGCGGCCGCGGTGGCCCCGGGCGACTACGAACCGTTAGGTGGCGACGCGCTTGCCTACGCGACGTACACGTCCGGCACCACCG comes from the Mycobacterium shinjukuense genome and includes:
- a CDS encoding LLM class flavin-dependent oxidoreductase — encoded protein: MGGFRFGFVDALVHSRFPPSLLPRASSLAAAALGADSYWVGDHLNALVPRSVATPEYLGVAAKLVPRIDANFEPWTMLGNLAAGNRVSRLRLGVCVTDAGRRNPAVTAQAAATLHLLTRGRAILGIGVGEREGNEPYGVEWTKPVARFEEAIATIRALWDSHGKLVSRESPYFPLRDAAFDLPPYRGKWPEIWVAAHGPRMLRATGRYADAWVPIVLVRPTDYGRALEAVRVAASDAGRDPMSITPAAVRGVITGHSRDDVEEALDSVIVKMTALGVPGEAWARHGVEHPMGADFSGVQDLIPQTMDEQTVLSYTAKVPPALVKEVVFSGTPDEVIDQVAEWRDHGLRYLLVINGSLVNPSVRKTVAAGLPHAKVLRGLRKL
- a CDS encoding class I SAM-dependent methyltransferase, giving the protein MGATEFSKALMWRIAEETWNYGQFHLGADRRTNRIRAVQQALDGRVTRVYLEIGVSHGFAFRRIAADEKIAVDPAFKLSGRSRRLAAAKARATHYFETTSDAFFANETALLEQRGIDVALIDGLHTYRQVVRDVENTLRHLRSDGVIVLHDCNPAHASIAYPATSYADFRAHNHWRNFFWSGDVWKAIVHLRSTRNDLRIAVLDCDFGVGIIRKGSAESPLPYSAAQIEALDYADLAADRERLLNLKPAGYLNEFLGSERRIRR
- a CDS encoding AMP-binding protein yields the protein MSESSLTDLLHRAANQYPNRAAYKYIDYEVDPTGFVETLTWWQVYRRAMIVAAELEICASSGDRVAILAPQGLEYIIAFLGALQAGLIAVPLPVPQFGIHDERISSALRDCLPSVILTTSSVIDEVTQYAPRGRAAQGPAPVVIAVDSLDLDSPRELDATPAARPSTAYLQYTSGSTRSPAGVVISHKNVITNCVQLMSDYLGDSEKVPSTAVSWLPFYHDMGLMLGVLLPMINQDTAVLLSPMAFLQRPARWMQLLGKHRGQISSAPNFGLELAVRRTSDDDMAGLDLGHVRAIATGAERVNPATVKRFIDRFARFNLSETAIRPSYGLAEATVYVATAGPGRPPKTVCFDYQQLSAGRAKRCAGAASDGAKLVSYGAPRASTVRIVDPDTRVERPAGTVGEIWVQGDNVAMGYWRNPQHTERTFGAMLVNPSPGTPVGPWLRTGDLGVIFEGELFITGRIKDLLVVDGSNHYPDDIEETIQEVTGGRVVAIAVPDDRTERLVVIVELATRGNTVRAVKRAVTSAVSRAHRVRVADVVLVALGSIPVTTSGKVRRSACVQRYLNHEFARWDVPG
- a CDS encoding permease; amino-acid sequence: MTWEILWALILGFALSAVVQAVVRRSAIVALMGDDRPRTLAVATALGAASSSCSYAAVALARSLFRKGANFTAAMAFEIGSTNLVVELGIILALLMGWQFTAAEFIGGPLMIVVLALLFRLFVRDRLLEAAREQAERGIAGSMEGHAAMDMSIRGEGAFWGRLLSPQGFTSVSHVFVMEWLAILRDLVLGLLIAGAMAAWVPESFWQNFFLVDHPGWSALWGPIVGPFVAIVSFVCSIGNVPLAAVLWNGGISFGGVIAFIFADLLILPILTIYRKYYGTKMMLTLLGSFYAAMVAAGYLIEILFGTANLIPSQRNATVMTAEFAWNYTTWLNIAFLAIAAVLVIRFVTSGGIPMLRMMGGSPDTPHHRQCNGEHDGRHDHQSHGHYRHGH
- a CDS encoding phthiotriol/phenolphthiotriol dimycocerosates methyltransferase, coding for MGFRPAHRLLARVGSTAAYKRVWRYWYPLMTRGLGSDELEFINWAYEEDPPMALPLAASDEPNRAHINLYHRTATQADLTGKRVLEVSCGHGGGASYLMRTVAPASYTGLDLNPAGIRFCQQRHRLPGLDFVRGDAEKLPFDDESFDVVLNVEASHCYPHFRRFLAEVVRVLRPGGYFPYADLRPDNEIAEWEADLADTGLRQLSQREINAEVLRGIEINSHKSQALVDRHLPTFLRFAGREYIGVQGTQLYRYLQSGDISYRMYCFTKD
- a CDS encoding saccharopine dehydrogenase family protein — encoded protein: MSPLEREFDIVLYGATGFSGTLTADYLAHSGSPVRIALAGRSTERLRAVRENLGAAAQDWPLILADAAQPSTLEAMATRAQVVLTTVGPYTRYGLPLVAACATAGTDYADLTGELMFGRISIDLYHKQAADTGARIVLSCGFDSIPSDLNVYQLYRRAIEDGTGELCDTNLVLRSFSQRWVSGGSVATYSEAMRTASSDPDARRMVNDPYTLTTDRGAEPELGPQPDFPWRRGRDLAPELAGFWTGGFVQGPYNTRIVRRSNALQDWAYGRRFRYSETMSLGRSVAAPVASAAVTGAIAGAIGVGNRYFSRLPRRLVERITPRPGTGPSRKTRERGHYRFETYTTTTTGARYRATFAHHVDAYASTAVLLAESGLALALDRDRLSELRGVLTPAAAMGDVLLRRLPRAGLSMGTARLN
- a CDS encoding chorismate--pyruvate lyase family protein, with the translated sequence MTECILSAHEIRKLNRDLQILIATNGTLTRILNVIANDEIVVQIIKQQIHDSASKIPQLEDPAVGRVLQRDIVLKGRTSGNPFVAAESLIAVDLLPPAVTANLTETARPIGEVMAASRIESFKEEAKIWRAELPDWLAPHGYRDSPAKTVARRYRVIVGGQPAIIITEYFLRSIFHGAVREGPDDCQHPNDIETGNGDRFVPSDRIPRSLAR